One genomic segment of Oenanthe melanoleuca isolate GR-GAL-2019-014 chromosome 5, OMel1.0, whole genome shotgun sequence includes these proteins:
- the ZP1 gene encoding zona pellucida sperm-binding protein 1 isoform X1, giving the protein MGQSCSFLLLLFLLSPWPRATVALLQYRQECGELGMQLLVLPPHGRSVRFKVLDEFGSRFDVANCSICLHWLNSREDGSVIFSSGYKGCHVLFKENRYILRVQLEELLSSGIPVTSYEVNMTCPTPGGSEVLPDGKREQARDTGVLFSHTGLHQLSESSLTFTGSHYTSQDHVEQIHTVGHYEPSSVLPGMQHHSSPAHSGLLSQPSGAHPVTQFQGSFIQPGVQPLQTGGQNQPGMLRPVLVSQNHPSFVHPGGQTQPGNLRPGSVSQNQPGMMHPGGQNQPGIRPGSVSQNQPGMMYPGGQNQPGIRPGSVSQNHLGGQNQPGIRPGFVSQNQPGMMHHGGQNQPGIRPGSVSQNQPGMMHHGGQNQPGIRPGSVSQNQPGMMHHGGQNQPGIRPGSVSQNQPGMMHHGGQNQPGIRPGSVSQNHLGGQNQPVFRPESVAQNQPGILHLGGQNQPGIRPGSVAQNQPGGQHQPGIRPGFVSQNPPGGQNQPGLRPGLVSQNQPGSSSTGAQTSTGFLRPGAQAPNQVGVSRPSDYSNSQTGLHGSTGLLHPGHPSPALVHPGLSSWPGYIRPGLQPQPGLGRPGLQPQPGLLRPGSLLESTALFYPSAGAGTQLTREQCQVPVGRMPCLAPQGQDGCLQAGCCYDDMDRTTPCYYGNTATVQCLLEGYFVLVVPRGMVAAPYNPDSVRLASSQAGCEPLHTSEAFVMFRFPVTHCGTTVQVIEDRLIYENQLISTIDVQGSPRGSVTRDSVYILHARCIYNSSDLLPLGVEVAAPPTAAALAMPGPLGLQLRIATGGCSLSCSLSRSPNHSTPPTIPTDESYSSYHPVGDFPLVRVLRDPIYVEVRLLQKTDPNLVLVLHHCWASPGSHPTSQPQWPILVEGCPFQGDNYRTRLIPVGPASPELPFPSHYQRFVISTFTFVEPPGMAVLEGEVYISCSASVCHLAQPEPCRPSCQLGVPSRVRRSLGDRKTADSMGIVTSQGFIVFPEVPKRAGTEQRG; this is encoded by the exons ATGGGACAGAGCtgttccttcctcctgctcctcttcctcctgtccCCGTGGCCCAGAGCCACCGTGGCACTCCTGCAGTACCGCCAGGAATGcggagagctgggaatgcagctCCTGGTCCTCCCGCCCCACGGCCGCTCTGTTCGCTTCAAGGTTCTGG ACGAGTTTGGCTCCCGCTTTGATGTGGCCAACTGCTCCATCTGCCTCCACTGGCTGAATTCCAGAGAGGACGGCTCCGTCATCTTCTCCTCTGGCTACAAGGGCTGCCACGTCCTGTTCAAG GAGAACCGCTACATCCTGCgggtgcagctggaggagctgctgtccaGCGGGATCCCCGTCACCTCCTATGAGGTCAACATGACCTGCCCCACGCCAGGTGGCTCTGAGGTGCTCCCAGATGGGAAGCGGGAGCAGGCCCGGGACACAGGAGTCCTGTTCTCCCACACTGGCCTGCACCAGCTCTCCGAGTCCTCCCTCACCTTTACGGGATCCCACTACACATCCCAAGATCATGTGGAGCAGATTCACACCGTGGGACATTACGAGCCCAGCTCAGTCCTTCCTGGGATGCAGCACCATTCCAGTCCGGCTCATTCGGGGCTTCTGTCCCAGCCTAGTGGGGCTCATCCTGTCACCCAATTCCAGGGAAGCTTCATCCAGCCGGGAGTGCAGCCACTCCAGACTGGGGGGCAGAACCAGCCAGGGATGCTTCGCCCAGTGCTTGTatcccaaaaccatcccagtTTTGTGCATCCTGGGGGTCAGACACAGCCGGGGAACCTGCGTCCAGGGTCTGTATCCCAAAACCAGCCTGGGATGATGCACCCTGGGGGACAAAACCAGCCAGGGATTCGCCCAGGGTCTGTATCCCAAAACCAGCCTGGGATGATGTATCCTGGGGGACAAAATCAACCAGGGATTCGCCCAGGGTCTGTATCCCAAAACCATCTTGGGGGACAAAACCAGCCAGGGATTCGCCCAGGGTTTGTATCCCAAAACCAGCCTGGGATGATGCATCATGGAGGACAAAACCAGCCAGGGATTCGCCCAGGGTCTGTATCCCAAAACCAGCCTGGGATGATGCATCATGGAGGACAAAACCAGCCAGGGATTCGCCCAGGGTCTGTATCCCAAAACCAGCCTGGGATGATGCATCATGGGGGACAAAACCAGCCAGGGATTCGCCCAGGGTCTGTATCCCAAAACCAGCCTGGGATGATGCATCATGGAGGACAAAACCAGCCAGGGATTCGCCCAGGTTCTGTATCTCAAAACCATCTTGGGGGACAAAACCAGCCAGTATTTCGCCCAGAGTCTGTAGCACAAAACCAGCCTGGGATATTGCATCTTGGAGGACAAAACCAGCCAGGGATTCGCCCAGGGTCTGTAGCACAAAACCAGCCTGGGGGACAACACCAACCAGGGATTCGCCCAGGGTTTGTATCCCAAAACCCTCCTGGGGGCCAAAACCAACCAGGGCTTCGCCCTGGACTTGTATCCCAAAACCAGCCTGGCTCAAGCTCCACTGGTGCCCAGACTTCCACAGGATTCCTGCGCCCAGGAGCTCAGGCCCCAAACCAGGTGGGAGTATCCCGTCCCAGTGATTACTCCAACTCCCAGACCGGGCTCCatggcagcactgggctgctccatcctggccATCCCAGCCCGGCTTTGGTGCACCCAGGACTCTCATCCTGGCCAGGTTACATCAGGCCTGgactccagccccagccaggcctgggacgcccagggctgcagccccagcctggattgCTCCGTCCTGGGAGCCTGCTGGAGTCCACAGCACTCTTCTACCCTTCGGCAGGGGCAG GAACGCAGCTGACACgggagcagtgccaggtgcCAGTGGGCCGGATGCCGTgcctggctccccagggacaggatggatgCCTGCAGGCGGGATGCTGCTATGACGACATGGACCGTACCACACCCTGCTATTATGGGAATACCG CCACCGTGCAGTGCCTGCTGGAGGGATACTTTGTCCTGGTGGTCCCACGGGGAATGGTGGCGGCGCCGTACAACCCGGACAGTGTGCGGCTGGCCAGCAGCCAGGCGGGGTGTGAGCCCCTCCACACATCCGAGGCCTTTGTCATGTTCCGCTTCCCGGTCACCCACTGCGGCACCACAGTCCAG GTGATTGAGGACAGGCTGATCTATGAAAACCAGCTGATCTCTACCATTGATGTCCAGGGATCCCCCCGTGGCTCAGTCACTCGGGACAGCGTCTACAT TCTCCATGCTCGGTGCATCTACAATTCCAGCGACCTGCTTCCCTTGGGAGTGGAGGTGGCCGCGCCCCCCACGGCCGCCGCCCTGGCCATGCCAGGCCCACTGGGGCTCCAGCTGCGGATTGCCACCGGTGGGTGCTCCCTATCCTGCTCCCTATCCCGCTCCCCAAACCACTCAACCCCTCCCACTATTCCCACAGACGAATCCTACAGCTCCTACCACCCTGTGGGTGACTTCCCCCTGGTGAGGGTGCTCCGGGACCCCATTTACGTGGAAGTCCGGCTGCTCCAGAAGACGGATCCCAAtttggtgctggtgctgcatcACTGCTGGGCCTCCCCTGGctcccatcccacatcccagccccagtggcCCATCCTGGTAGAGGG GTGTCCTTTCCAAGGGGACAACTACAGGACTCGGCTGATTCCAGTGGGTCCGgcctctccagagctgcccttCCCGAGCCACTACCAGCGCTTTGTCATCTCCACCTTCACCTTTGTGGAGCCCCCTGgaatggctgtgctggagggggAG GTGTACATCTCCTGCAGTGCTTCTGTGTGCCACCTGGCCCAGCCGGAGCCGTGCCGGccctcctgccagctgggagTGCCCTCAC GAGTGCGGAGGTCTCTAGGGGACAGGAAGACAGCTGACAGCATGGGGATAGTCACATCCCAGGGATTCATCGTCTTTCCTGAGGTTCCCAAgagagcaggaactgagcaAAGAGGCTAA
- the ZP1 gene encoding zona pellucida sperm-binding protein 1 isoform X2 — MGQSCSFLLLLFLLSPWPRATVALLQYRQECGELGMQLLVLPPHGRSVRFKVLDEFGSRFDVANCSICLHWLNSREDGSVIFSSGYKGCHVLFKENRYILRVQLEELLSSGIPVTSYEVNMTCPTPGGSEVLPDGKREQARDTGVLFSHTGLHQLSESSLTFTGSHYTSQDHVEQIHTVGHYEPSSVLPGMQHHSSPAHSGLLSQPSGAHPVTQFQGSFIQPGVQPLQTGGQNQPGMLRPVLVSQNHPSFVHPGGQTQPGNLRPGSVSQNQPGMMHPGGQNQPGIRPGSVSQNQPGMMYPGGQNQPGIRPGSVSQNHLGGQNQPGIRPGFVSQNQPGMMHHGGQNQPGIRPGSVSQNQPGMMHHGGQNQPGIRPGSVSQNQPGMMHHGGQNQPGIRPGSVSQNQPGMMHHGGQNQPGIRPGSVSQNHLGGQNQPVFRPESVAQNQPGILHLGGQNQPGIRPGSVAQNQPGGQHQPGIRPGFVSQNPPGGQNQPGLRPGLVSQNQPGSSSTGAQTSTGFLRPGAQAPNQVGVSRPSDYSNSQTGLHGSTGLLHPGHPSPALVHPGLSSWPGYIRPGLQPQPGLGRPGLQPQPGLLRPGSLLESTALFYPSAGAGTQLTREQCQVPVGRMPCLAPQGQDGCLQAGCCYDDMDRTTPCYYGNTATVQCLLEGYFVLVVPRGMVAAPYNPDSVRLASSQAGCEPLHTSEAFVMFRFPVTHCGTTVQVIEDRLIYENQLISTIDVQGSPRGSVTRDSVYILHARCIYNSSDLLPLGVEVAAPPTAAALAMPGPLGLQLRIATDESYSSYHPVGDFPLVRVLRDPIYVEVRLLQKTDPNLVLVLHHCWASPGSHPTSQPQWPILVEGCPFQGDNYRTRLIPVGPASPELPFPSHYQRFVISTFTFVEPPGMAVLEGEVYISCSASVCHLAQPEPCRPSCQLGVPSRVRRSLGDRKTADSMGIVTSQGFIVFPEVPKRAGTEQRG, encoded by the exons ATGGGACAGAGCtgttccttcctcctgctcctcttcctcctgtccCCGTGGCCCAGAGCCACCGTGGCACTCCTGCAGTACCGCCAGGAATGcggagagctgggaatgcagctCCTGGTCCTCCCGCCCCACGGCCGCTCTGTTCGCTTCAAGGTTCTGG ACGAGTTTGGCTCCCGCTTTGATGTGGCCAACTGCTCCATCTGCCTCCACTGGCTGAATTCCAGAGAGGACGGCTCCGTCATCTTCTCCTCTGGCTACAAGGGCTGCCACGTCCTGTTCAAG GAGAACCGCTACATCCTGCgggtgcagctggaggagctgctgtccaGCGGGATCCCCGTCACCTCCTATGAGGTCAACATGACCTGCCCCACGCCAGGTGGCTCTGAGGTGCTCCCAGATGGGAAGCGGGAGCAGGCCCGGGACACAGGAGTCCTGTTCTCCCACACTGGCCTGCACCAGCTCTCCGAGTCCTCCCTCACCTTTACGGGATCCCACTACACATCCCAAGATCATGTGGAGCAGATTCACACCGTGGGACATTACGAGCCCAGCTCAGTCCTTCCTGGGATGCAGCACCATTCCAGTCCGGCTCATTCGGGGCTTCTGTCCCAGCCTAGTGGGGCTCATCCTGTCACCCAATTCCAGGGAAGCTTCATCCAGCCGGGAGTGCAGCCACTCCAGACTGGGGGGCAGAACCAGCCAGGGATGCTTCGCCCAGTGCTTGTatcccaaaaccatcccagtTTTGTGCATCCTGGGGGTCAGACACAGCCGGGGAACCTGCGTCCAGGGTCTGTATCCCAAAACCAGCCTGGGATGATGCACCCTGGGGGACAAAACCAGCCAGGGATTCGCCCAGGGTCTGTATCCCAAAACCAGCCTGGGATGATGTATCCTGGGGGACAAAATCAACCAGGGATTCGCCCAGGGTCTGTATCCCAAAACCATCTTGGGGGACAAAACCAGCCAGGGATTCGCCCAGGGTTTGTATCCCAAAACCAGCCTGGGATGATGCATCATGGAGGACAAAACCAGCCAGGGATTCGCCCAGGGTCTGTATCCCAAAACCAGCCTGGGATGATGCATCATGGAGGACAAAACCAGCCAGGGATTCGCCCAGGGTCTGTATCCCAAAACCAGCCTGGGATGATGCATCATGGGGGACAAAACCAGCCAGGGATTCGCCCAGGGTCTGTATCCCAAAACCAGCCTGGGATGATGCATCATGGAGGACAAAACCAGCCAGGGATTCGCCCAGGTTCTGTATCTCAAAACCATCTTGGGGGACAAAACCAGCCAGTATTTCGCCCAGAGTCTGTAGCACAAAACCAGCCTGGGATATTGCATCTTGGAGGACAAAACCAGCCAGGGATTCGCCCAGGGTCTGTAGCACAAAACCAGCCTGGGGGACAACACCAACCAGGGATTCGCCCAGGGTTTGTATCCCAAAACCCTCCTGGGGGCCAAAACCAACCAGGGCTTCGCCCTGGACTTGTATCCCAAAACCAGCCTGGCTCAAGCTCCACTGGTGCCCAGACTTCCACAGGATTCCTGCGCCCAGGAGCTCAGGCCCCAAACCAGGTGGGAGTATCCCGTCCCAGTGATTACTCCAACTCCCAGACCGGGCTCCatggcagcactgggctgctccatcctggccATCCCAGCCCGGCTTTGGTGCACCCAGGACTCTCATCCTGGCCAGGTTACATCAGGCCTGgactccagccccagccaggcctgggacgcccagggctgcagccccagcctggattgCTCCGTCCTGGGAGCCTGCTGGAGTCCACAGCACTCTTCTACCCTTCGGCAGGGGCAG GAACGCAGCTGACACgggagcagtgccaggtgcCAGTGGGCCGGATGCCGTgcctggctccccagggacaggatggatgCCTGCAGGCGGGATGCTGCTATGACGACATGGACCGTACCACACCCTGCTATTATGGGAATACCG CCACCGTGCAGTGCCTGCTGGAGGGATACTTTGTCCTGGTGGTCCCACGGGGAATGGTGGCGGCGCCGTACAACCCGGACAGTGTGCGGCTGGCCAGCAGCCAGGCGGGGTGTGAGCCCCTCCACACATCCGAGGCCTTTGTCATGTTCCGCTTCCCGGTCACCCACTGCGGCACCACAGTCCAG GTGATTGAGGACAGGCTGATCTATGAAAACCAGCTGATCTCTACCATTGATGTCCAGGGATCCCCCCGTGGCTCAGTCACTCGGGACAGCGTCTACAT TCTCCATGCTCGGTGCATCTACAATTCCAGCGACCTGCTTCCCTTGGGAGTGGAGGTGGCCGCGCCCCCCACGGCCGCCGCCCTGGCCATGCCAGGCCCACTGGGGCTCCAGCTGCGGATTGCCACCG ACGAATCCTACAGCTCCTACCACCCTGTGGGTGACTTCCCCCTGGTGAGGGTGCTCCGGGACCCCATTTACGTGGAAGTCCGGCTGCTCCAGAAGACGGATCCCAAtttggtgctggtgctgcatcACTGCTGGGCCTCCCCTGGctcccatcccacatcccagccccagtggcCCATCCTGGTAGAGGG GTGTCCTTTCCAAGGGGACAACTACAGGACTCGGCTGATTCCAGTGGGTCCGgcctctccagagctgcccttCCCGAGCCACTACCAGCGCTTTGTCATCTCCACCTTCACCTTTGTGGAGCCCCCTGgaatggctgtgctggagggggAG GTGTACATCTCCTGCAGTGCTTCTGTGTGCCACCTGGCCCAGCCGGAGCCGTGCCGGccctcctgccagctgggagTGCCCTCAC GAGTGCGGAGGTCTCTAGGGGACAGGAAGACAGCTGACAGCATGGGGATAGTCACATCCCAGGGATTCATCGTCTTTCCTGAGGTTCCCAAgagagcaggaactgagcaAAGAGGCTAA